One part of the Tenacibaculum sp. 190130A14a genome encodes these proteins:
- a CDS encoding DinB family protein, with protein MVFNTNELLQDLKELVESHINYVEQLQQLSEADLQKKQTPTSWSAIECLEHLNLYAEFYNKEIRKRINKSRYPKSTFFKSGFLGNKFALDMLPKEGMKTMKTFKSKNPIYSNLVAKEVLIQFLKLQKELEQLLEMASEVDLTKTKTAITLPLLKFRLGDTFRFVIYHNERHIVQVKKTLK; from the coding sequence ATGGTTTTTAATACAAATGAATTACTTCAAGATTTAAAGGAGTTAGTTGAATCGCATATAAACTATGTAGAACAATTGCAGCAATTGTCAGAGGCTGATTTACAAAAAAAGCAAACTCCAACATCATGGTCTGCAATAGAATGCCTAGAACATTTGAATTTATATGCCGAATTTTATAATAAGGAGATAAGAAAAAGAATAAATAAATCTAGATACCCGAAATCAACATTTTTTAAATCGGGTTTTTTAGGGAATAAGTTTGCGTTAGATATGCTTCCAAAAGAAGGTATGAAAACGATGAAAACTTTTAAAAGTAAGAATCCTATCTATTCAAATTTAGTTGCAAAAGAGGTGTTAATTCAATTTTTAAAACTACAAAAAGAATTGGAGCAATTATTAGAAATGGCTAGCGAGGTTGATCTAACAAAAACTAAAACAGCTATTACGTTACCACTCTTAAAATTTAGATTAGGTGATACGTTTCGATTTGTTATTTATCACAATGAACGCCATATAGTACAAGTTAAAAAAACTTTAAAATAA
- a CDS encoding Crp/Fnr family transcriptional regulator, with product MEFYNQLLEVLSSNWEQEIVLKRNEYLVSKDTINSDLFLVEEGSLRVFIDDDEEEHTIRFGYKNSIITALDCFLTETPTRFYIQALKKCKLKMISKNAFTELMQSTEENRKIWEQLLQSFVFQQIEREIDLITYSPQKRFENVLHRSPQVFQEIPMKYIASYLRMTPETLSRILKTLD from the coding sequence ATGGAGTTTTATAATCAACTTTTGGAAGTTTTGTCTTCAAATTGGGAGCAAGAAATAGTTCTTAAAAGAAATGAGTATTTAGTTTCTAAAGACACTATAAATTCGGATTTGTTTTTAGTAGAAGAGGGGAGTTTACGAGTGTTTATCGATGATGATGAAGAGGAGCACACTATTCGGTTTGGATATAAAAATTCTATCATTACTGCTTTAGATTGTTTTTTAACAGAAACTCCGACAAGATTCTATATTCAGGCATTGAAAAAGTGTAAGTTAAAAATGATTTCAAAAAATGCATTTACAGAGTTAATGCAATCGACTGAAGAAAATAGAAAGATTTGGGAACAACTACTGCAGAGTTTTGTTTTTCAACAAATCGAAAGAGAAATAGATTTAATTACCTATTCTCCTCAAAAAAGATTTGAGAATGTACTACATAGAAGTCCACAAGTATTTCAAGAAATTCCAATGAAATATATTGCTTCTTATTTGAGAATGACACCTGAAACGTTATCTAGAATTTTAAAAACTCTTGATTAA